In Bacteroidota bacterium, one DNA window encodes the following:
- a CDS encoding toxin-antitoxin system YwqK family antitoxin, with the protein MAQDGFLNKNEAENKFENDLKEGKWMEYEDSSWNAVANENIAVYYRLVIYKKGQPFGIVRDYFKSGRLQFEGKIINLRENGKDVLDGKCKWYYEDGGLKQEGTYIDSLPCGGKGYYKSGQLKFELAPCVSNKANGSAKNYYENGKLMVETPYVNGIPNGIAKEYYESGSLKGEQMWSMGKREDTLKSYYKNGSLKFESPYSNGKLNGIVKEYYESGKLKGEYPWSDGKRSGIIKIYYENGNLKNTTPYSDNKKNGTVEEYYENGKLNWETTYIYDQKNGDAKEYYENGKLKWEGAFNNDKRNGVAKTYYENGKLYKTIYYIDGVIQDEK; encoded by the coding sequence TTGGCGCAAGATGGATTTTTAAATAAGAATGAGGCAGAAAATAAATTTGAAAATGATTTAAAAGAAGGCAAATGGATGGAATACGAGGACTCAAGTTGGAATGCTGTTGCTAATGAAAATATAGCAGTATATTATCGTTTAGTTATTTATAAAAAAGGGCAACCGTTCGGAATTGTAAGAGATTATTTTAAGAGTGGGCGATTGCAATTTGAAGGAAAAATAATTAATCTTCGAGAAAACGGTAAAGATGTTTTGGATGGAAAATGCAAATGGTATTATGAAGATGGTGGTTTAAAGCAAGAAGGAACATATATTGATAGTTTACCCTGTGGAGGGAAGGGTTATTATAAAAGTGGACAATTAAAATTCGAATTAGCACCATGTGTTAGTAATAAAGCAAACGGCTCTGCAAAAAACTATTATGAAAATGGGAAATTAATGGTCGAAACTCCTTATGTAAATGGCATACCGAATGGGATTGCAAAAGAATATTATGAAAGTGGAAGTTTAAAAGGAGAACAGATGTGGAGTATGGGTAAAAGAGAAGATACTCTTAAATCATATTATAAAAACGGGAGTTTAAAGTTTGAAAGCCCATATAGTAATGGTAAATTGAATGGAATTGTAAAAGAGTATTATGAAAGCGGAAAGTTAAAAGGCGAATATCCTTGGAGTGATGGTAAGCGAAGCGGTATTATTAAAATATATTACGAAAATGGGAACTTAAAGAATACAACTCCTTATTCTGACAACAAGAAAAATGGAACTGTAGAAGAATATTATGAAAACGGAAAATTAAATTGGGAGACTACTTATATTTATGATCAAAAAAATGGAGACGCAAAAGAATATTACGAAAATGGAAAATTAAAATGGGAAGGTGCTTTTAATAATGATAAAAGAAATGGAGTTGCCAAAACTTATTATGAAAACGGCAAGTTATATAAAACAATCTATTATATTGATGGTGTAATTCAGGATGAAAAATGA